From Triticum urartu cultivar G1812 chromosome 2, Tu2.1, whole genome shotgun sequence, a single genomic window includes:
- the LOC125538137 gene encoding uncharacterized protein C3orf26 homolog, with translation MAPPSQAATGKREKQHKPAKSLAVKSTNPVSKKTHKQKKPRPPAEQDQTNDAAAAAGEPAGGGVLLSAALPPARQLEFLLRSFERAAKMRLSPLELGAYSEGCMVQLAEGASQDVESFGDHVKGAFGATWKGELCEGKLVEGSIDAGSPALLVISLGALRSLELLRGLKMFTRGCRSVKLFAKHMKVEEQVTLLKDRVNIACGTPSRIKKLIDMEALSLSRLKLVVLDMQRDPKSFNLFTLPQVSNEFWDLYKGYLDEKVRGGDTRICFYGAVSEKDAKKVLTPAE, from the exons ATGGCGCCGCCGTCGCAGGCGGCCACCGGCAAGCGGGAGAAGCAGCACAAACCCGCCAAGAGCCTCGCCGTGAAATCAACCAATCCCGTCTCCAAGAAGACGCACAAGCAGAAGAAGCCGCGCCCACCTGCTGAGCAGGACCAAACCAacgatgccgccgccgccgcaggtGAACCCGCGGGCGGTGGCGTCCTCTTGTCGGCCGCGCTTCCGCCGGCGCGGCAGCTCGAGTTCCTCCTCCGCAGCTTCGAGCGCGCCGCCAAGATGCGCCTCTCCCCACTCGAGCTCGGCGCCTACTCCG AGGGGTGCATGGTGCAGCTCGCGGAGGGGGCGAGCCAGGACGTTGAGAGCTTCGGTGACCATGTGAAGGGGGCCTTCGGAGCGACGTGGAAGGGGGAGCTCTGTGAGGGGAAGCTCGTTGAGGGGTCGATCGATGCGGGCAGCCCGGCGCTCCTGGTTATCAGCTTGGGTGCACTGAGATCACTGGAGCTTCTGAG GGGGTTAAAGATGTTTACTAGAGGATGCCGTTCAGTAAAGCTCTTTGCCAAACACATGAAAGTGGAGGAGCAG GTCACGCTACTTAAAGATCGAGTTAATATAGCCTGTGGTACACCCAGCAG AATCAAGAAACTAATTGACATGGAAGCTTTATCGCTGTCACGCTTGAAATTAGTGGTACTCGACATGCAGAGGGACCCGAAGTCGTTTAATTTGTTTACGCTACCGCAAGTCAG CAACGAGTTTTGGGACCTGTACAAGGGATATCTAGATGAGAAGGTTAGAGGAGGCGACACAAGAATATGCTTTTATGGTGCTGTTTCTGAGAAAGATGCCAAGAAAGTCCTAACGCCTGCTGAGTAA